One stretch of Rosistilla oblonga DNA includes these proteins:
- a CDS encoding molybdenum cofactor biosynthesis protein MoaE has translation MQPNAETRVVVELVDGPIESEPILESLSDLDAGAHSLFLGKTRRRTADKETDHLVYDAYRPMALAELRRLADAAADRWQLKRVVVIHRLGRVDLGEASIAIAASSGHRREVFEAIPWLLDEIKSDVPIWKQEHWSDGLTEWVHP, from the coding sequence GTGCAGCCGAACGCCGAAACGCGAGTCGTCGTTGAATTGGTCGATGGGCCGATCGAGAGCGAACCGATCTTGGAATCGCTGTCGGATCTCGATGCTGGGGCTCACAGTCTGTTTCTGGGAAAGACGCGCCGCCGAACGGCGGACAAAGAAACCGATCATCTGGTCTACGATGCCTATCGCCCGATGGCGCTGGCTGAACTGCGCCGCTTAGCCGATGCGGCGGCGGACCGCTGGCAATTAAAACGCGTCGTTGTGATCCATCGTTTGGGACGCGTCGATCTCGGCGAGGCGAGCATCGCGATCGCCGCTAGCAGTGGTCATCGCCGAGAGGTTTTTGAAGCGATCCCTTGGCTGTTGGATGAGATCAAGTCGGACGTGCCGATCTGGAAACAAGAGCATTGGTCCGATGGGCTGACGGAGTGGGTGCATCCATGA
- a CDS encoding LON peptidase substrate-binding domain-containing protein: protein MSDIESLTRLPDHFDGTVRLFPLPGVVSFPHVMQPLHIFEPRYCDLLTDTLAADRLIAMATLASGWEPDYEGRPALEEFACIGRIVSHTPTDDERHNILLLGIRRVRILQEVVTNQTYRMAKVEVLDDVYSPQAAADRPLLKRLLLEEFRKYIPESALAQENFSQLLDSQMPLGIVSDIIAYTVGIPVAQKLQLLAELDVDQRAKKLIAALAPSQSKGEVCGPENASLSSGFPPPFSQN, encoded by the coding sequence ATGTCCGATATCGAAAGTCTGACGCGATTGCCCGATCATTTTGATGGGACGGTTCGCCTGTTCCCGCTGCCTGGGGTCGTCAGTTTTCCGCATGTAATGCAACCGCTGCATATCTTTGAGCCGCGTTACTGTGATTTGCTGACCGACACGCTGGCTGCTGACCGATTGATCGCAATGGCGACGCTAGCCAGCGGTTGGGAGCCCGATTACGAAGGCCGTCCGGCGTTGGAAGAATTCGCCTGTATCGGGCGGATCGTTTCGCATACGCCGACCGACGACGAGCGTCACAATATATTGTTGTTAGGAATTCGGCGGGTGCGGATCCTGCAAGAGGTGGTCACGAATCAGACCTATCGAATGGCGAAGGTCGAGGTTTTGGACGACGTCTATTCGCCGCAAGCCGCCGCCGATCGGCCGCTGTTGAAGCGGTTGTTGTTGGAGGAGTTTCGGAAATACATTCCCGAATCCGCACTTGCTCAAGAGAACTTTAGCCAATTGTTGGACAGCCAGATGCCGTTGGGGATCGTCAGCGACATCATCGCCTACACCGTTGGCATTCCGGTCGCGCAAAAGTTGCAATTGTTAGCCGAACTCGATGTCGATCAACGGGCCAAGAAGTTGATCGCCGCACTGGCTCCTTCGCAGAGCAAAGGGGAGGTTTGCGGCCCGGAAAACGCATCGCTCTCGTCAGGATTTCCGCCGCCATTCAGTCAAAACTGA
- a CDS encoding MoaD/ThiS family protein, with protein MTDSQSTIEVAMFAAAQALVGSDSVTLTLPAGATAGEVLVQLGQRCPELQGLLPACRLAVDLQYVAADHLISPGAQLALIPPVSGG; from the coding sequence ATGACCGATTCCCAAAGCACGATCGAAGTGGCGATGTTTGCCGCCGCCCAGGCGTTGGTGGGATCGGATTCGGTGACGCTGACGCTGCCCGCCGGCGCAACCGCTGGCGAGGTGTTGGTGCAACTGGGGCAGCGATGTCCGGAGCTGCAAGGTCTTTTGCCCGCCTGCCGGTTGGCTGTCGATCTGCAGTACGTGGCGGCGGATCATTTGATTTCGCCCGGTGCTCAGTTGGCGCTGATCCCTCCTGTTAGTGGAGGTTGA
- a CDS encoding AAA family ATPase — protein MRFLLNAGEADGREIAEQLKLPFGLVEPGLNRMKMEQTVAYRSSTATGDYLYVLTESGRDLARRYVEDCTYYGACPVLLSEYVDSVRRQTVEGQRPQKTDLLKAFSDLLINPRMLERLGPAINSGRGMFLFGYPGNGKTSIAERVTAAFGKYIWIPRSIFIDGEIMRVYDPMNHDLAMPESGGGLLSDSAFDRRWVRIKRPTIIAGGELTMDMLEVRRNPDSNISEASMQLKSNCGTLVIDDFGRQRMRVDELLNRWIIPLEKRYDFLNMASGKKIQVPFDQLVIFSTNLEPKDLVDDAFLRRIPYKIEVTNPSEADFRKLFEIMCKVTKIPYQPEPIDYLIKNHYLPVNRPFRNCQPRDLLLQVRNYCMYHGKPIELCNEYFDFAVENYFSVM, from the coding sequence ATGCGTTTTCTCTTAAACGCTGGGGAAGCCGATGGGCGCGAGATCGCCGAGCAGTTGAAACTTCCCTTTGGCCTGGTCGAACCGGGGCTGAATCGGATGAAGATGGAGCAGACGGTGGCGTATCGTTCTTCGACCGCCACGGGGGACTATCTATATGTACTGACCGAGAGCGGCCGCGATCTGGCTCGCCGCTATGTCGAGGATTGCACTTATTACGGCGCCTGCCCGGTGCTTCTTTCAGAATATGTCGACAGCGTTCGGCGGCAGACGGTCGAGGGGCAGCGGCCTCAAAAGACCGACCTCTTGAAGGCTTTCTCCGACTTGTTGATCAACCCCAGGATGCTTGAGCGATTGGGGCCGGCGATCAACAGCGGCCGCGGGATGTTCCTGTTTGGGTATCCCGGTAACGGAAAGACGAGTATCGCCGAGCGGGTGACCGCCGCGTTTGGAAAGTACATTTGGATTCCCCGTTCGATCTTTATCGATGGCGAAATCATGCGGGTTTACGATCCGATGAACCACGATCTGGCGATGCCAGAATCGGGGGGCGGGCTGCTGAGCGATTCGGCTTTCGATCGCCGCTGGGTGCGGATCAAACGCCCCACGATTATCGCTGGCGGTGAATTGACGATGGACATGTTGGAGGTTCGCCGGAATCCCGATAGCAACATCAGCGAAGCGTCGATGCAATTGAAGAGTAATTGCGGCACGTTGGTGATCGACGACTTTGGCCGGCAGCGGATGCGAGTCGACGAATTGCTCAACCGCTGGATCATTCCGCTGGAGAAGCGATACGACTTTCTCAATATGGCGAGCGGCAAAAAGATCCAGGTGCCGTTTGATCAGCTGGTGATTTTCAGCACCAATCTGGAGCCGAAGGATCTTGTCGACGACGCTTTTTTGCGGCGTATCCCCTACAAGATCGAGGTCACCAACCCATCGGAAGCTGATTTTCGCAAGCTGTTCGAGATCATGTGCAAGGTCACCAAGATCCCCTACCAGCCCGAACCGATCGACTATCTGATCAAGAACCACTACCTACCGGTGAATCGTCCGTTTCGCAATTGCCAGCCGCGCGACTTGTTGTTGCAGGTCCGCAATTACTGCATGTACCACGGCAAGCCGATCGAACTGTGCAACGAGTACTTCGACTTCGCTGTCGAGAACTACTTCTCGGTGATGTAG
- a CDS encoding anaerobic glycerol-3-phosphate dehydrogenase subunit C, producing MDADSIRLQADLRGIIEGDVLCGDVHRQIYASDASIYQLKPAGIVRPRSIRDIASCVQYAREHHLSIHPRGAGSGLAGESLGRGIVLDMSRYMRRWYRLDDSLIRVQAGVVLAQLNRELATHARLYGPDPQARSVTTMGGVLSLDASGSHWLRYGSARDTVHSLQVVTATGEIVEFASHHRDSEGIPGRMAKEVTGIAKRHSEQLGKLRDGAPHNHGGYRLDLAVAGDQVNLANLLVGAEGTLGIIAEATVSTEPMPTHRGVSLLFFHRLEHAARGALLAAGRGAAACDLMDRRLLEIARETDPRFEQLIPRNAEAMLLVEFQDDQLPELRSRLRDLNDCLCRQEKLAFGSRMTVERRERDFFWLIVRRVIPRLYRLRGDTRPLPIIEDIAIEPAKLPDLMVELQNILKEHQITATMFAHAGHGHLHIRPFLDLADPGSPQVLRELAESIFEKVLEFGGTISGEHGAGLSRSWFLPRQYGSLWPAMIAVKRAFDPAGLLNPGKVVGLPSQGPDENLRNVTAMIQIGQETESDEEADAGSVAEPSVPRLPVLQSWNDEPIEMATRNCNGCGRCKTLAPSERMCPVYRVLPIEEASPRAKANLLRGVLAGELSVDALATDEVKQITDLCFGCHQCRIECPASVDIPKIVNELRGQYVATNGLSVADYLMTRIESIAPLASRVATVSNWVLKSPRWRWVLERTMGLARGRRITPYAKLSFMRWAAKKRLTRPLQKGGPKVAYFVDYFANWHDPELGQALVEVLRHNRVGVYVPPNQYSSMMPRIAAGDLKGAMHAATHNIRILAEAVRQGYQIVTTEPTAALCLIQEYPNLIDSEDARLVAENTYDSCRYLWDMHLRNELSLDFRPVAASVAYHQPCHVRAIDSGKPAQQLMDLIPGLRVQSMEKGCSGMAGLYGMKRENFRNSVRIGWNLISGMRKADIQAASTECSACKNQIEHGSNRTTLHPIKVMAYAYGRLPALTALG from the coding sequence ATGGACGCCGACAGTATACGATTGCAAGCCGATCTGCGCGGAATCATCGAAGGGGATGTGTTGTGTGGGGATGTGCACCGGCAGATCTACGCCAGCGATGCGAGCATCTATCAATTAAAGCCGGCGGGGATCGTCCGCCCACGCTCGATCCGCGACATCGCGTCGTGTGTGCAATACGCTCGCGAACACCATCTTTCGATCCATCCCCGCGGCGCCGGTAGCGGTCTGGCGGGAGAGTCGCTGGGCCGCGGAATCGTGTTGGATATGTCGCGTTACATGCGGCGTTGGTACCGTTTAGACGATTCGTTGATCCGCGTTCAGGCGGGCGTCGTGTTGGCTCAATTGAATCGCGAACTCGCGACTCACGCCCGCTTGTACGGTCCCGATCCGCAGGCCCGCAGCGTGACCACGATGGGAGGTGTTCTTTCTCTGGACGCCTCGGGCAGCCATTGGCTCCGCTACGGATCGGCTCGCGACACCGTGCATTCGCTGCAAGTGGTCACCGCGACCGGCGAGATCGTTGAGTTTGCCAGCCATCATCGCGACTCCGAGGGCATCCCCGGTCGGATGGCGAAAGAGGTCACCGGGATCGCCAAGCGGCACTCCGAACAATTGGGGAAGCTCCGCGACGGAGCGCCTCACAATCACGGCGGCTATCGATTGGACCTCGCGGTGGCCGGGGACCAAGTCAATCTGGCCAATCTGTTGGTCGGGGCCGAAGGGACGCTGGGGATCATCGCCGAAGCGACGGTCAGCACCGAACCTATGCCGACCCACCGCGGCGTCTCGCTGTTGTTCTTTCATCGCTTGGAGCATGCTGCTCGCGGAGCGTTATTGGCAGCCGGACGTGGCGCGGCGGCTTGCGATCTAATGGATCGGCGGCTGTTGGAGATCGCTCGGGAGACCGACCCGCGGTTCGAACAATTGATCCCTCGCAATGCCGAGGCGATGTTGTTGGTCGAGTTCCAGGACGATCAGCTGCCCGAGCTGCGATCTCGTTTGCGCGACCTCAACGATTGTTTGTGCCGGCAGGAAAAGCTGGCCTTTGGTTCGCGGATGACTGTCGAACGCCGCGAACGCGATTTCTTTTGGCTGATCGTGCGGCGTGTGATCCCGCGACTGTATCGGTTGCGCGGCGATACGCGTCCGCTGCCGATCATCGAAGACATCGCGATCGAGCCTGCCAAGCTTCCCGATCTGATGGTCGAGCTGCAGAACATTTTAAAAGAGCATCAGATCACCGCGACGATGTTCGCTCACGCCGGGCACGGGCATCTGCACATCCGCCCGTTCTTGGACCTGGCCGATCCCGGCAGTCCGCAGGTCCTGCGCGAATTGGCGGAGTCGATCTTCGAGAAGGTCTTGGAGTTTGGCGGCACGATCAGCGGAGAGCATGGCGCGGGGCTCAGCCGCAGTTGGTTTCTGCCGCGGCAATACGGATCGCTGTGGCCGGCGATGATCGCTGTCAAACGGGCCTTCGATCCGGCCGGTCTGCTGAATCCTGGCAAGGTCGTCGGGTTGCCATCGCAGGGGCCCGATGAGAATCTCCGCAACGTGACGGCGATGATTCAGATCGGGCAAGAGACGGAGTCGGACGAGGAGGCGGATGCCGGTTCGGTCGCCGAGCCGAGCGTGCCGCGGTTGCCGGTGCTGCAGTCGTGGAACGATGAACCGATCGAGATGGCGACGCGAAACTGCAACGGTTGTGGGCGTTGCAAAACGCTGGCACCAAGCGAGCGGATGTGTCCGGTCTATCGCGTGCTGCCGATCGAGGAGGCATCGCCGCGGGCCAAAGCGAATCTGTTGCGTGGGGTCTTGGCTGGCGAACTGTCCGTCGATGCGTTGGCGACCGACGAGGTCAAACAGATCACCGATCTCTGTTTCGGTTGCCATCAGTGCCGGATCGAATGTCCCGCGTCGGTCGATATCCCGAAAATCGTCAACGAGCTGCGCGGGCAATACGTCGCCACCAACGGGCTGTCGGTCGCCGATTATCTGATGACGCGGATCGAGTCGATCGCGCCGCTGGCTAGCCGCGTCGCAACGGTTTCGAACTGGGTGCTGAAGAGTCCGCGTTGGCGTTGGGTTTTGGAGCGGACGATGGGGCTGGCCCGAGGCCGCCGGATCACTCCCTATGCGAAGCTCAGTTTCATGCGTTGGGCGGCGAAAAAACGACTGACTCGGCCGCTGCAAAAAGGTGGCCCCAAGGTCGCCTATTTCGTCGACTACTTCGCCAACTGGCACGACCCCGAACTCGGGCAGGCGCTTGTCGAAGTGTTGCGGCACAATCGCGTCGGCGTCTACGTGCCGCCAAATCAGTATTCGTCGATGATGCCGCGGATCGCGGCGGGCGATTTAAAAGGGGCGATGCACGCGGCGACTCACAACATTCGCATCCTGGCCGAAGCGGTTCGCCAGGGATATCAGATCGTCACGACCGAACCGACAGCCGCGCTTTGTCTGATCCAGGAATATCCCAATCTGATCGACAGCGAAGACGCTCGCCTGGTCGCCGAAAACACTTACGATTCCTGCCGCTATCTGTGGGACATGCATCTGCGGAACGAACTGTCGTTGGACTTTCGCCCGGTCGCGGCGAGCGTCGCCTACCACCAGCCATGCCATGTTCGCGCGATCGATTCGGGCAAGCCGGCTCAGCAGTTGATGGATCTGATCCCCGGGCTGCGCGTTCAGTCGATGGAGAAGGGGTGCAGCGGGATGGCTGGGCTGTACGGCATGAAACGGGAGAACTTCCGCAACAGTGTCCGCATCGGCTGGAATCTGATCAGCGGGATGCGGAAGGCTGACATTCAAGCGGCGTCGACCGAATGTAGCGCTTGCAAAAATCAGATCGAACACGGCAGCAACCGGACGACGCTGCATCCGATCAAGGTGATGGCCTACGCCTATGGGCGGCTTCCCGCTCTGACCGCTTTGGGTTAG
- a CDS encoding Bax inhibitor-1 family protein, which translates to MSSTNPYQFETGQAGMGGNMMAAFAEESARAGFIRKTYLHLAAAVLGFVGIEALLLTAVPANTMEMIVTRMVTGYGWLIVLGAFMAVSWMARRWAESGASPGMQYMGLSLYVVGQAIVFLPLLYIAMRFDPQTPVIAGMLTSIVFFGLTAFVFVTRVDLSWMGKILFMAGLVAMGAIVCGIMFGFSLGIFFSAIMVAVASGYILYDTSNVLHHYRTDQYVAASLALFASVALLFWYILQLVMSFSSND; encoded by the coding sequence GTGAGTTCAACGAATCCCTATCAATTTGAGACTGGCCAAGCTGGAATGGGCGGCAACATGATGGCTGCGTTTGCCGAAGAATCGGCTCGCGCCGGCTTCATTCGCAAGACGTATCTCCATCTCGCCGCAGCCGTCTTGGGCTTTGTCGGCATCGAAGCGCTGCTGTTGACGGCGGTTCCCGCTAACACGATGGAAATGATCGTCACCCGAATGGTTACCGGTTATGGCTGGTTGATCGTCTTAGGGGCGTTCATGGCGGTCAGTTGGATGGCTCGCCGGTGGGCCGAGAGCGGCGCGTCGCCGGGGATGCAGTACATGGGGCTGTCGCTGTACGTTGTCGGTCAGGCGATCGTCTTTTTGCCGCTGTTGTACATCGCGATGCGATTCGACCCCCAGACACCTGTGATCGCAGGAATGTTGACAAGCATCGTCTTTTTTGGACTGACAGCGTTTGTCTTTGTGACCCGCGTCGACCTTAGCTGGATGGGCAAGATCCTGTTCATGGCCGGGTTGGTCGCGATGGGAGCGATCGTCTGCGGCATCATGTTCGGTTTCTCGCTGGGGATCTTCTTCTCGGCGATCATGGTCGCGGTTGCGTCGGGGTACATCCTCTATGACACCTCCAACGTGCTGCATCACTACCGAACGGATCAATATGTCGCCGCATCGTTGGCTCTGTTTGCTTCGGTAGCACTTCTGTTTTGGTATATCCTGCAGTTGGTGATGTCGTTTTCGTCGAACGATTGA
- a CDS encoding aminotransferase class V-fold PLP-dependent enzyme has translation MNQRIYLDNAATSWPKPPGVAEAIAAEITEIGAAAGRGAYAAAMSAEQVVVNCRAAVAQMINAQAAEIALTCNGTHSLNIAIQGVLRRGDHVVTTQIEHNSVLRPLAWLQESRDVSVTVVPCDRFGFVDADAIAAAIRDDTRLVAVSHASNVTGAVQDIAKIGAIVRQHPALFLVDAAQSLGHLPIDVQAMAIDMLASPGHKGCLGPLGTGVLFLESSIQSQVQPLMYGGTGTDSDRMEMPAGMPGRHEAGNLNVPAIAGLLAALRWSAGNETEDSSGPLADRLADALAELPGVEVFRDRARSHVAVVSVAIDGWQPTDAAGVLDAQFGIQSRAGLHCSPRIHEALGTSAGTLRFSLGRFTRQADLDRAIDAVGQLVGQ, from the coding sequence ATGAACCAACGGATCTATTTGGATAACGCAGCGACCAGCTGGCCGAAGCCGCCGGGAGTGGCAGAGGCGATCGCGGCGGAGATCACTGAAATTGGGGCCGCCGCCGGACGCGGTGCCTATGCCGCAGCGATGTCGGCAGAGCAAGTGGTCGTCAATTGCCGAGCTGCGGTCGCTCAAATGATCAACGCTCAAGCTGCGGAGATCGCGTTGACTTGCAATGGTACTCATTCGTTGAACATCGCGATTCAGGGCGTGCTGCGCCGCGGCGATCATGTCGTCACGACGCAGATTGAACACAACAGCGTCCTGCGACCGCTGGCTTGGTTGCAGGAGAGCCGCGACGTGTCGGTGACCGTTGTCCCTTGCGATCGGTTTGGATTTGTCGACGCCGATGCGATCGCTGCGGCGATCCGGGACGACACGCGTTTGGTCGCGGTCTCGCACGCGTCGAATGTGACCGGCGCGGTTCAGGATATCGCCAAGATCGGAGCGATCGTGCGGCAGCACCCTGCCCTGTTCTTGGTCGACGCGGCGCAGTCGCTTGGCCATCTGCCGATCGATGTCCAGGCGATGGCGATCGACATGCTGGCCAGTCCCGGGCACAAGGGTTGCCTGGGACCGCTGGGGACGGGAGTTTTGTTCCTGGAAAGTTCGATTCAGTCCCAGGTGCAGCCGTTGATGTATGGCGGCACGGGGACCGATTCGGATCGGATGGAAATGCCCGCTGGGATGCCGGGACGTCACGAAGCGGGTAACTTGAACGTGCCGGCGATCGCTGGATTGTTGGCGGCGCTGCGTTGGTCCGCCGGAAACGAAACGGAAGATTCAAGCGGCCCGTTGGCCGATCGACTGGCGGATGCTTTGGCGGAACTGCCGGGCGTGGAAGTCTTTCGCGATCGGGCGCGGTCGCATGTCGCGGTGGTCAGCGTGGCGATCGACGGCTGGCAGCCGACTGATGCGGCGGGAGTTTTAGACGCTCAGTTTGGAATTCAATCGCGAGCCGGCTTGCACTGTTCGCCGCGAATCCACGAAGCTTTGGGGACGTCGGCGGGGACGTTGCGGTTCAGCCTAGGACGCTTCACCAGGCAAGCCGATCTCGACCGCGCGATCGATGCCGTCGGCCAGTTGGTTGGCCAGTGA
- the dcd gene encoding dCTP deaminase, with protein MILSGEEIRSRIGKQIVIEPFDDDKLNPNSCNLSLHDELLVYEEVVLDIRQPNRYRRLEIPADGFVLQPGCLYLGRTCEWTETRGLVPMIEGRSSLGRLGLFVHVTTGFGDAGFCGYWTLEIYTVQPIRIYPGIDICQIMYHEICGDVEEYCSKYQNSRDIQPSMMYRELGGSESDQQLELDFESLVREAIS; from the coding sequence ATGATTCTATCGGGCGAAGAAATTAGGTCGCGGATCGGAAAACAGATCGTCATCGAACCCTTCGACGACGACAAACTGAACCCCAACAGTTGCAATCTGTCGCTGCACGACGAACTGCTGGTTTACGAAGAGGTGGTGTTGGACATTCGGCAGCCGAACCGGTATCGGCGACTGGAGATCCCCGCCGATGGTTTTGTGTTGCAACCGGGCTGCCTCTATCTGGGGCGAACGTGTGAGTGGACTGAAACCCGCGGCCTGGTTCCGATGATCGAAGGCCGATCGTCGCTCGGGCGACTGGGATTGTTCGTCCACGTGACCACAGGTTTCGGAGACGCTGGGTTCTGCGGCTACTGGACCCTGGAGATCTACACCGTCCAACCGATCCGAATCTATCCTGGGATCGATATCTGCCAGATCATGTACCACGAGATCTGCGGCGATGTCGAAGAGTACTGCAGCAAATATCAGAACAGTCGCGACATCCAACCGAGCATGATGTATCGCGAACTCGGCGGCAGCGAATCCGACCAACAGCTCGAACTCGACTTCGAATCCTTGGTCCGCGAAGCGATCTCCTGA